The following coding sequences are from one Carcharodon carcharias isolate sCarCar2 chromosome 13, sCarCar2.pri, whole genome shotgun sequence window:
- the LOC121286118 gene encoding mucin-6-like produces the protein MRACNQTCKALMQYDFTCDDDDVPVSGCGCPEGMYLDENGICIDKTQCPCYISDNVIKHGHSATVQGAICFCKSGVLSCSYTKSEDSRQDSPGKVFLNCDGLQKQCAKSCQNLNVPCPSLCVPGWICPNNQVEDRNGNCIPREECSCLYGDAFYNPGATIQLDCNKCTCQGGSWDCSENQCSKTCLVYGSGHYITFDGQRWFFDSDCEYVFVQV, from the exons ATGAGAGCCTGTAACCAGACCTGCAAGGCATTAATGCAGTATGATTTTACCTGTGATGATGACGATGTCCCAGTCAGTGGTTGTGGCTGCCCTGAAGGAATGTACTTGGATGAAAATGGAATCTGTATTGATAAGACACAATGTCCATGTTATATTTCTGATAATGTTATTAAACATGGACACAGTGCAACTGTTCAAGGTGCCATTTG CTTTTGTAAAAGTGGAGTTCTCAGCTGTTCCTACACAAAATCAGAAGATTCCAGACAAG ATAGCCCTGGAAAAGTATTTTTGAATTGTGATGGTTTGCAAAAACAATGTGCAAAGTCATGCCAAAATTTAAATGTGCCCTGC CCAAGTCTATGTGTTCCTGGCTGGATCTGCCCGAATAATCAAGTGGAAGATAGAAATGGAAACTGCATTCCACGTGAAGAATGTTCTTGTTTATATGGTGATGCCTTTTATAACCCTGGAGCTACAATCCAACTGGACTGCAACAAGTG TACATGCCAAGGTGGATCATGGGATTGCAGTGAAAATCAATGTTCAAAGACTTGTCTAGTTTATGGAAGTGGCCATTATATAACCTTTGATGGACAAAGGTGGTTCTTTGATAGTGATTGTGAATACGTTTTTGTTCAG Gtatga